A region of Ictidomys tridecemlineatus isolate mIctTri1 chromosome 4, mIctTri1.hap1, whole genome shotgun sequence DNA encodes the following proteins:
- the Gal gene encoding galanin peptides, producing the protein MARGSALLLAALLLAAALPATLGLGPPAKEKRGWTLNSAGYLLGPHAIDTHRSLSDKHGLAGKRELQPEEEAKPGSLDRSLPESNIVRTLIEFLTFLHLKEAGALHSLAGLPPEVSSEDTEQS; encoded by the exons ATGGCCAGAGGCAGCGCCCTGCTGCTCGCCGCGCTCCTGCTCGCCGCCGCGCTGCCGGCCACGCTGGGGCTCGGGCCGCCG GCAAAGGAGAAGAGAGGCTGGACCCTGAACAGCGCCGGCTACCTCCTGGGCCCGC ATGCCATCGACACCCACAGATCCCTTAGTGACAAGCACGGCCTGGCTGGGAAGCGGGAGCTCCAGCCCGAGGAGGAAGCAAAGCCAG GAAGCCTTGACAGGTCGCTGCCTGAGAGCAATATAGTGCGCACACTAATTGAGTTTCTGACCTTCTTGCATCTCAAAG AGGCCGGAGCCCTCCACAGCCTGGCCGGCCTCCCACCGGAGGTCTCCTCAGAAGACACAGAGCAGTCCTGA